The following are encoded together in the Halopseudomonas salegens genome:
- the lysS gene encoding lysine--tRNA ligase, whose amino-acid sequence MTDQQHDQQAQHDEENNLIALRKEKLAAERARGGVFPNHFRRDSYCQDLQQQYAEHSKEALAETPTEVRVAGRIMLNRGAFMVIQDMTGRLQVYVNRKTLDADTLAAIKTWDLGDIIAVRGNLARSGKGDLYVDMAEVSLLTKSLRPLPDKHHGLTDTEQRYRQRYVDLIVNEDTRRTFQIRSRVISYIRQFLLERNFLEVETPMLQTIPGGAAAKPFETHHNALDIDMFLRIAPELYLKRLVVGGFERVFEINRNFRNEGVSTRHNPEFTMLEFYQAYADYEDNMDLTEELLRGLATQVLGTTDVPYQGKVFHFGEPFARLSVFDAILKYNPEITADDLNDLERARAIAKKAGAAIKGYEGLGKLQTMIFEELVEHQLEQPTFITRYPFEVSPLARRSDDDPSVTDRFELFIGGREIANAYSELNDAEDQAQRFMAQVEEKDAGDDEAMHYDADFVRALEYGMPPTAGEGIGIDRLVMLLTDSPSIRDVILFPHMRPEHD is encoded by the coding sequence ATGACCGATCAGCAGCACGACCAGCAAGCCCAGCATGACGAAGAGAACAACCTGATTGCCCTGCGCAAGGAAAAACTGGCCGCCGAGCGAGCCAGGGGTGGCGTCTTCCCGAACCATTTCCGCCGTGACAGCTATTGCCAGGATTTGCAGCAGCAATATGCCGAGCACAGCAAGGAAGCCCTGGCCGAGACCCCCACGGAAGTTCGGGTTGCGGGGCGGATCATGCTCAATCGTGGCGCCTTTATGGTGATTCAGGACATGACGGGCCGCCTGCAGGTCTACGTCAACCGCAAGACACTGGATGCCGATACCCTGGCAGCGATCAAGACCTGGGATCTGGGCGACATTATCGCAGTGCGCGGTAATCTGGCGCGTTCCGGCAAGGGTGACCTCTATGTGGATATGGCCGAAGTCAGCCTGCTGACCAAGTCCCTGCGCCCTTTGCCGGACAAGCACCATGGCCTGACCGATACCGAACAGCGTTACCGCCAGCGTTATGTCGATCTGATCGTCAATGAGGATACCCGGCGTACCTTCCAGATCCGTTCACGGGTGATCAGCTATATCCGACAGTTCCTGCTCGAGCGCAACTTCCTCGAGGTGGAAACGCCGATGCTGCAGACCATCCCCGGTGGCGCCGCGGCCAAGCCCTTTGAAACCCACCACAATGCGCTGGATATCGACATGTTCCTGCGCATCGCGCCCGAGCTCTATCTCAAGCGTCTGGTAGTGGGTGGTTTCGAGCGGGTGTTCGAGATCAACCGCAACTTCCGTAATGAAGGCGTATCCACCCGGCACAACCCCGAGTTCACCATGCTCGAGTTCTACCAGGCCTATGCCGACTACGAAGACAACATGGACCTGACGGAAGAGCTGCTGCGTGGTCTGGCCACTCAGGTGCTCGGCACCACCGACGTACCCTACCAGGGCAAGGTGTTCCATTTCGGCGAGCCCTTTGCGCGCTTGTCGGTATTTGATGCCATTCTCAAGTACAACCCGGAGATCACCGCCGATGACCTGAACGACCTGGAGCGCGCCCGCGCCATCGCGAAAAAGGCTGGCGCTGCGATCAAGGGTTATGAAGGGCTGGGCAAGTTGCAGACGATGATTTTCGAGGAGCTGGTCGAGCATCAGCTGGAGCAGCCGACCTTTATCACTCGCTATCCCTTTGAAGTCTCGCCGCTGGCACGTCGCAGTGATGATGACCCCAGCGTGACCGACCGTTTCGAGCTGTTTATCGGTGGTCGCGAGATTGCCAATGCCTACTCGGAGCTGAATGACGCCGAGGATCAGGCGCAGCGCTTTATGGCTCAGGTTGAGGAAAAGGATGCCGGTGACGATGAGGCCATGCACTATGATGCCGACTTTGTCCGCGCGCTGGAGTATGGCATGCCACCCACCGCCGGTGAGGGTATCGGGATTGACCGGCTGGTGATGCTGTTGACCGATTCGCCATCTATTCGCGACGTTATTCTGTTCCCGCACATGCGACCAGAGCACGATTGA
- a CDS encoding sulfatase-like hydrolase/transferase produces the protein MKLLPASLHSMRGIRLLIDLLLILYVYASSLVLFPDSAFSYAVAFLPSPMPVFIAGSVLLLLALLRQLAQSKCIAGAALLLALVFLLPYGLLYAIKPSVLSQHIDRPHIVVIGVDSLSAYTAEQYSVQLPNISSLMASGYQYERAYTPLGRTFPAWVSLLTGLEVAEHRGVFNLSDRKQPALHDNFFKTLASQDYQGVYAMDERRFNNMGAEFGFDQVVGPMPGALDFLVHGLVDNPLGNLLLQWPGSRWLLPWSWNNVAAYSSYSADMFVKDVLAAIHTEQPLMLAVHFQSGHFPFKSRHTRDVFQHENQMFQRYIRALQVVDDQVAVLLAGLQQRGVLQNALVVVLADHGEALGELEADLQRNGESFLVQSYGHGTDLLSDHQNRIPLAYVRFLDGRPVGEPQQIKQHVSLNGVRDIIEHFAQTSDLLVMPETPCFFVETGLRIEAASDYTTLDDMDVASEGAIFYDLIDGELVLKADKLPQLLTAKDIGLRCRDRVTWFSARESAFYSVGLDAQGQPMTFIDVDEQDRRRINEYRQSYLNWTEDN, from the coding sequence TTGAAATTGCTGCCAGCTTCGTTGCATTCGATGCGGGGCATTCGCTTGCTCATCGACCTGTTATTGATCCTGTATGTTTATGCTTCCAGCCTGGTGTTGTTTCCCGACTCGGCTTTCAGCTATGCAGTCGCCTTTCTGCCGTCTCCGATGCCGGTTTTTATCGCGGGTTCAGTATTGTTGCTGTTGGCTTTGCTACGCCAGCTGGCTCAGAGCAAATGTATAGCGGGAGCGGCGCTATTGCTGGCTCTTGTGTTTTTGCTGCCATACGGTCTTTTGTATGCGATCAAGCCGAGTGTGCTGTCGCAGCACATTGACCGACCTCACATTGTAGTGATCGGAGTAGACTCTCTGTCTGCCTATACTGCAGAGCAGTATTCGGTGCAGTTGCCTAACATTTCAAGCCTGATGGCATCTGGTTATCAATACGAGCGTGCCTATACCCCCCTCGGGCGTACTTTTCCTGCCTGGGTCAGCCTGTTGACCGGGCTTGAGGTTGCCGAACACCGTGGTGTGTTCAATTTGAGTGATAGAAAACAGCCGGCACTGCACGACAATTTCTTCAAGACGTTGGCCAGCCAAGACTACCAAGGCGTTTATGCCATGGATGAGCGCCGTTTCAATAATATGGGTGCTGAGTTCGGTTTTGATCAAGTGGTGGGGCCAATGCCGGGTGCCCTGGATTTTCTGGTCCATGGGTTGGTGGATAATCCGTTGGGCAATCTCTTGTTGCAGTGGCCCGGATCGCGGTGGTTGTTACCATGGAGCTGGAATAACGTAGCGGCTTATTCGAGTTATTCAGCCGACATGTTTGTGAAAGATGTGCTGGCAGCAATACACACAGAGCAGCCCCTGATGCTGGCGGTACACTTTCAGAGTGGTCACTTCCCCTTCAAATCCAGGCATACGCGTGACGTGTTCCAGCATGAAAACCAGATGTTTCAACGTTATATTCGCGCCCTGCAGGTCGTGGATGACCAGGTGGCGGTATTATTAGCGGGTTTGCAACAGCGTGGCGTCTTGCAGAATGCTTTGGTGGTGGTGTTGGCCGACCATGGTGAGGCGCTGGGCGAACTGGAAGCCGACCTGCAAAGGAACGGTGAATCCTTTCTGGTACAGAGCTACGGGCATGGCACGGACTTGCTCAGTGACCATCAGAATCGCATTCCCTTGGCTTACGTGCGTTTTCTGGATGGACGACCAGTTGGAGAGCCGCAACAGATAAAGCAGCATGTTTCTCTGAATGGTGTTCGAGACATTATTGAGCACTTCGCACAAACGAGTGACTTGCTTGTCATGCCTGAAACCCCGTGTTTCTTTGTTGAAACCGGCTTGCGCATCGAGGCCGCCAGTGACTATACAACCCTGGATGATATGGATGTGGCCAGTGAAGGGGCGATTTTCTATGATCTGATAGACGGGGAGCTGGTGTTGAAAGCGGACAAGCTACCGCAGTTGTTAACGGCCAAGGATATTGGCCTGCGTTGCCGTGACCGTGTGACCTGGTTTTCTGCCAGAGAGAGCGCTTTCTATAGCGTAGGGCTGGATGCGCAAGGGCAACCAATGACTTTTATTGACGTGGACGAGCAGGATCGGCGCCGCATAAATGAATACCGACAAAGCTACCTGAACTGGACTGAGGATAACTGA
- the ung gene encoding uracil-DNA glycosylase, with the protein MPEPSGALQSAWLELVGDQFEQPYMQALKAFLRAEKAAGKVIYPPGPQIFNALNSTRPDQVRVVILGQDPYHGPGQAHGLSFSVPPDVRPPPSLQNIFKELRRDLNLPLPDHGCLQAWADQGVLLLNAVLTVEQSKAGSHAKQGWETFTSCVVERLAAQQKGLVFMLWGSYAQKKAAHIDPARHCLLKSVHPSPLSAHRGFIGCGHFSAANRYLQAQGKLPIDWSLPD; encoded by the coding sequence ATGCCTGAACCTTCCGGAGCACTGCAGTCGGCTTGGCTCGAGCTGGTCGGTGACCAGTTCGAGCAACCATACATGCAGGCGCTGAAAGCTTTTCTGCGGGCTGAGAAGGCTGCCGGGAAGGTTATTTACCCGCCAGGCCCGCAGATTTTCAATGCGCTGAACAGTACCCGCCCTGACCAGGTGCGCGTGGTTATCCTCGGACAGGACCCTTACCATGGTCCCGGGCAAGCGCATGGGTTGAGTTTTTCGGTACCACCGGACGTACGCCCGCCACCATCGCTGCAGAACATTTTCAAAGAGTTGCGGCGAGACCTCAATTTACCGTTGCCTGATCACGGTTGCTTGCAGGCCTGGGCTGATCAGGGAGTGTTATTGCTCAATGCGGTGCTGACTGTCGAGCAGAGCAAAGCTGGAAGTCATGCCAAGCAAGGTTGGGAAACCTTTACCAGCTGCGTGGTTGAGCGACTGGCTGCGCAACAGAAAGGTCTGGTGTTCATGCTTTGGGGTAGCTACGCGCAGAAAAAAGCCGCACATATTGATCCGGCGCGGCACTGCCTGCTGAAGTCGGTCCACCCGTCACCACTATCGGCGCATCGAGGTTTTATCGGTTGCGGGCATTTTTCTGCGGCGAACCGGTACCTGCAGGCGCAGGGCAAATTGCCGATCGACTGGTCATTACCGGATTAG
- a CDS encoding pilin — MKAQKGFTLIELMIVVAIIGILAAIALPAYQDYTNRAKASEVVLAASGARTCMSELVQSGAASSAYSTCDSTQNSQYVSGVSVDTAGVITATGQGDMSGFAVVLTPTITSNYITEWECDVTGRTEWAPGSCRG, encoded by the coding sequence ATGAAAGCTCAAAAAGGTTTTACCCTTATCGAACTGATGATCGTGGTAGCGATCATCGGTATTCTGGCTGCCATCGCTCTGCCGGCCTATCAGGACTATACCAACCGCGCCAAGGCTTCTGAGGTTGTACTGGCCGCTAGTGGTGCTCGTACATGCATGAGTGAGCTGGTGCAGTCAGGTGCCGCATCTTCCGCCTACAGCACTTGTGACTCTACGCAGAATAGCCAGTATGTCAGCGGTGTGTCGGTAGATACTGCTGGTGTGATCACCGCTACCGGCCAGGGTGATATGTCTGGTTTTGCAGTAGTACTGACTCCGACTATCACTTCCAACTATATTACCGAGTGGGAATGTGATGTGACCGGCCGCACTGAGTGGGCACCGGGTAGCTGCCGCGGTTGA
- a CDS encoding type II secretion system F family protein encodes MAQQAAIKKPAAAKKKAKEAKVYPFKWEGKDRKGTKVSGEIQGTNPALIKAQLRKQGVLVTKINKKSTLFGSRAKKIKPLDIAFFTRQLSTMMESGVPIIQAFDIIAEGSENPNFTKLINEIKNDVAAGSTLADSLRKHPKYFDDLFCNLVESGEQSGRLESLLDRIATYKEKTEALKAKIKKAMTYPIAVIVVAIIVTAILLLKVVPQFKDVFANFGADLPAFTLMVIGLSEWLQSWWFIILIAFIAIGYVYSQLNLRSKKFRDAQDRALLKAPIVGKIIYEAAVARYARTLSTTFAAGVPLVEALDSVAGAAGNVVFYNAVMQIKEDVSAGSQLNFSMRSTGVFPNIAIQMAGIGEESGALDTMLEKVADYYEAEVDNKVDNLTTLMEPMIMCVLGVLVGGLIIAMYLPIFQLGNVV; translated from the coding sequence ATGGCCCAACAAGCAGCAATAAAAAAACCTGCCGCGGCAAAAAAGAAAGCCAAGGAAGCAAAGGTCTACCCATTCAAATGGGAGGGCAAGGACCGCAAAGGCACCAAGGTATCCGGTGAAATCCAGGGAACCAACCCGGCACTCATCAAGGCACAACTGCGCAAGCAAGGCGTGCTGGTCACCAAAATCAACAAAAAGTCGACGCTTTTTGGCTCCCGGGCCAAAAAGATCAAACCCCTGGATATTGCCTTTTTCACCCGTCAGCTCTCGACCATGATGGAGTCGGGCGTGCCCATTATCCAGGCTTTTGACATCATTGCCGAAGGCTCGGAGAATCCGAATTTTACCAAGCTGATCAACGAGATCAAAAACGATGTTGCTGCGGGCAGCACCCTGGCCGACTCTTTGCGCAAGCACCCCAAGTACTTTGATGACCTGTTCTGCAATCTGGTTGAATCCGGTGAGCAGTCCGGTCGCCTGGAATCCCTGCTGGATCGTATTGCCACTTACAAGGAAAAGACCGAGGCACTGAAAGCCAAGATCAAAAAAGCCATGACCTACCCCATTGCTGTAATTGTGGTAGCTATTATTGTCACGGCTATTCTGTTGTTGAAAGTAGTACCCCAGTTCAAGGATGTGTTCGCGAATTTCGGTGCAGACTTGCCTGCCTTCACATTGATGGTGATCGGGTTATCAGAATGGTTGCAGAGTTGGTGGTTTATCATTTTGATCGCTTTTATTGCCATTGGTTACGTTTATTCGCAACTCAACCTGCGATCGAAAAAATTTCGTGACGCGCAAGACCGTGCTTTGCTCAAGGCCCCCATTGTCGGCAAGATTATTTATGAAGCGGCAGTAGCCCGGTATGCTCGCACTCTCTCTACTACCTTTGCGGCTGGCGTACCACTGGTTGAAGCGCTGGATTCTGTTGCTGGTGCAGCAGGCAATGTCGTCTTCTATAACGCTGTTATGCAGATAAAAGAAGACGTTTCTGCCGGTTCTCAGCTGAACTTTTCCATGCGTTCGACTGGTGTGTTCCCCAATATCGCGATCCAGATGGCGGGCATCGGTGAAGAATCTGGTGCATTGGACACCATGCTGGAAAAAGTCGCTGATTACTACGAAGCCGAGGTCGATAACAAGGTGGACAATCTGACCACCTTGATGGAACCCATGATCATGTGTGTGCTGGGTGTGCTGGTCGGTGGTTTGATTATCGCCATGTACCTGCCCATCTTCCAGCTGGGTAATGTCGTTTAA
- the pilB gene encoding type IV-A pilus assembly ATPase PilB, whose product METPALSGLARRIVQDELLDAAAAAKASKQASQDRIPFITYLVQHKLANSRDLAMLCAEEFGYPFYDLSAIDTESLPEQTLVSEKLIRQHNVMPLYKRGNRLFIALSDPTNQQALSDIQFNTGLMTDAVIVEDDKLHTAIDKYLDSPTGGLGDMTDQELDDLDVQTVREDGDNDAAQTDADDAPIVRFVNKMLLDAIKLGSSDLHFEPYEKMYRVRFRTDGILHEAAKPPAQLGVRIAARLKVMSSMDLAERRKPQDGRIKMRISKNKAIDFRVNTLPTLWGEKVVLRILDSESAKMGIDALGYEDDQKKMYMDALARPQGMILVTGPTGSGKTVSLYTGLNILNTMERNISTAEDPVEINLEGINQVNVNPKQGLDFAQALRAFLRQDPDVIMVGEIRDLETAEIGIKAAQTGHLVMSTLHTNSAAETLTRLRNMGVPSFNIATSVNLIIAQRLARRLCKSCKAPMDVPRETLLEEGFTTEQLDAGLKIFGPVGCENCKDGYKGRVGIYEVVKVTPAMQRIIMADGNSMEIADVARNEGFKTLRESALFKAEQGVTSLAEVNRVTKD is encoded by the coding sequence ATGGAAACGCCAGCCCTTTCCGGCCTTGCCCGGCGCATAGTACAAGATGAATTGCTGGATGCTGCCGCTGCCGCCAAAGCCAGCAAACAAGCTAGCCAGGATCGCATTCCGTTCATTACATATCTTGTGCAACACAAGCTGGCCAATTCACGCGATCTGGCCATGCTCTGTGCTGAAGAGTTCGGCTATCCCTTCTACGACCTCAGCGCGATCGATACCGAAAGCCTCCCCGAGCAAACCCTGGTCAGCGAGAAGCTGATTCGCCAGCACAATGTGATGCCTCTGTACAAGCGAGGAAATCGGCTTTTTATCGCATTGTCAGACCCAACCAACCAGCAAGCGTTGAGTGATATACAGTTCAATACCGGCTTGATGACCGACGCAGTTATTGTCGAAGATGACAAGCTGCATACCGCCATTGACAAGTACCTGGATAGCCCCACCGGCGGTTTGGGTGATATGACGGACCAGGAACTGGACGATCTGGACGTGCAGACAGTCCGCGAAGATGGGGACAACGATGCCGCCCAGACCGATGCTGATGACGCGCCCATCGTTCGATTCGTCAATAAAATGCTGCTTGATGCCATCAAGCTGGGGTCATCGGACTTGCATTTTGAACCCTATGAAAAGATGTATCGCGTTCGTTTCCGCACCGATGGCATCCTGCATGAAGCTGCAAAGCCACCCGCGCAACTGGGCGTTCGCATTGCGGCCCGCCTGAAAGTCATGTCATCCATGGACCTTGCTGAGCGACGCAAGCCCCAGGATGGCCGTATCAAGATGCGCATCTCCAAAAACAAGGCCATCGACTTCCGTGTCAATACCCTGCCCACACTGTGGGGTGAAAAGGTAGTACTGCGTATTCTGGATTCCGAAAGCGCCAAGATGGGCATTGACGCATTGGGCTACGAGGATGATCAGAAGAAAATGTACATGGATGCGCTGGCCCGCCCTCAGGGCATGATTCTGGTAACTGGCCCGACCGGTTCGGGTAAAACCGTATCCCTGTACACGGGCCTGAATATCCTCAATACCATGGAACGCAATATTTCCACGGCGGAAGATCCGGTGGAAATAAACCTGGAAGGGATCAACCAGGTCAACGTCAACCCCAAACAGGGGCTGGATTTTGCTCAGGCACTGCGCGCTTTCCTGCGTCAGGATCCCGACGTCATCATGGTGGGGGAGATCCGCGACCTGGAAACGGCGGAAATTGGTATCAAGGCGGCACAGACCGGTCACCTGGTGATGTCCACCTTGCACACCAACAGCGCTGCTGAAACCCTGACTCGCTTGCGCAATATGGGCGTTCCCTCATTTAACATTGCCACCTCGGTCAACCTGATCATCGCTCAGCGTCTGGCGCGCCGCTTGTGCAAAAGCTGCAAAGCACCCATGGACGTACCCCGTGAGACGCTGCTCGAAGAAGGCTTTACGACCGAGCAGCTCGATGCCGGCTTGAAGATATTTGGCCCCGTGGGTTGCGAAAACTGCAAGGATGGTTATAAAGGACGTGTGGGCATTTACGAAGTGGTTAAGGTGACGCCAGCCATGCAGCGTATTATTATGGCAGACGGTAACTCCATGGAGATAGCCGATGTAGCCCGCAACGAGGGTTTCAAAACCCTGCGCGAGTCTGCCCTGTTCAAGGCGGAACAAGGGGTAACCAGTCTGGCGGAAGTTAACCGAGTGACCAAGGATTAA
- a CDS encoding prepilin peptidase, with protein sequence MEILDYLASHALAFILLTGLLGLIVGSFLNVVIHRLPRMLEREWLHQCREMLEPEKEQPAESTYNLVLPHSHCPHCQAEIKAWQNLPVISYLLLRGRCANCKAPISLRYPLVELLTAVMSMLVAWQFGFGWPMAAFLLLTWALISVSMIDADTQLLPDIIVLPMLWLGLLLNSTGMYTDMQSALWGAAAGYLTLWCVFWVFKLITGKEGMGYGDFKLLAMLGAWGGWQILPLTILLSSLVGAILGVIILKSRGQSNATPLPFGPYLAIAGWIALIWGDEITGTYLQFAGF encoded by the coding sequence ATGGAAATATTGGACTATTTGGCCAGCCATGCGCTGGCCTTTATTTTGCTCACTGGCTTGCTGGGTCTGATTGTCGGCAGCTTTCTCAATGTGGTGATCCATCGTCTGCCGCGCATGCTCGAGCGCGAGTGGCTGCATCAATGCCGGGAGATGCTGGAGCCCGAGAAAGAGCAGCCAGCTGAATCAACGTACAACCTGGTGTTGCCGCACTCCCATTGCCCTCACTGCCAGGCAGAAATCAAGGCCTGGCAGAATTTGCCCGTCATCAGTTATCTGCTGTTACGCGGGCGCTGCGCCAACTGCAAGGCGCCGATAAGCTTGCGCTACCCACTGGTTGAGCTGTTAACCGCGGTCATGTCGATGCTGGTGGCCTGGCAATTCGGTTTTGGCTGGCCAATGGCAGCCTTCCTGCTACTGACCTGGGCACTGATCAGCGTGAGCATGATTGACGCCGATACGCAGCTATTGCCCGACATCATTGTATTGCCGATGCTTTGGCTCGGTTTGCTACTGAACTCGACGGGCATGTATACCGACATGCAAAGTGCGCTCTGGGGCGCGGCGGCTGGCTACCTGACCCTCTGGTGTGTGTTCTGGGTATTCAAGTTGATTACCGGCAAGGAAGGTATGGGATATGGTGACTTCAAGCTGCTGGCAATGCTGGGGGCCTGGGGTGGCTGGCAGATTCTGCCGCTGACCATTTTGCTGTCCTCACTGGTCGGTGCGATTCTGGGCGTCATCATTCTGAAAAGTCGCGGCCAGTCGAACGCAACCCCCCTGCCCTTCGGCCCGTATCTGGCGATTGCCGGCTGGATTGCCTTGATCTGGGGTGATGAGATTACAGGAACATACCTGCAGTTTGCCGGTTTCTGA
- the prfB gene encoding peptide chain release factor 2 (programmed frameshift): MEINPIQNTIKDLRTRSDSIRGYLDYDHKLDRLTEVERELEDPSVWNEPERAQNLGRERAQLAQIVETLDDMASGLADASELLEMAAEEEDSGAVADIESELARLGALLSKLEFRRMFSGEMDANNCYLDIQAGSGGTEAQDWANMLLRMYLRWADKQGFDTEIVELSEGDVAGIKSATLYVRGEYAFGWLRTEIGVHRLVRKSPFDSGNRRHTSFSAVFAAPEIDDDIEIDINPSDLRIDTYRSSGAGGQHVNTTDSAVRITHVPSNVVVSCQNQRSQHANKDQAMKMLRAKLFELEMQKRNAAAQAMEDTKSDIGWGHQIRSYVLDQSRIKDLRTGIERSDCDRVLDGDLNEYIEASLKQGL, from the exons ATGGAAATCAATCCGATTCAGAATACCATCAAAGACCTGCGCACCCGCTCTGACTCGATCAGGGGGTATCTT GACTACGATCACAAACTTGATCGTCTGACCGAAGTCGAGCGCGAACTGGAAGACCCGAGCGTCTGGAACGAACCGGAACGGGCGCAAAATCTGGGCCGCGAGCGGGCGCAACTGGCGCAGATCGTGGAAACCCTGGATGACATGGCCAGCGGCCTTGCAGATGCCAGCGAGCTGCTGGAAATGGCTGCCGAAGAAGAAGACAGCGGCGCTGTGGCCGATATTGAAAGTGAATTGGCCCGGCTGGGTGCTTTATTGAGCAAGCTCGAATTCCGCCGTATGTTCAGCGGCGAAATGGATGCCAATAATTGTTACCTGGATATTCAGGCCGGCTCTGGCGGCACCGAAGCGCAGGACTGGGCCAATATGCTGCTGCGCATGTATTTACGTTGGGCGGACAAGCAGGGTTTTGATACTGAGATCGTCGAACTGTCCGAAGGTGATGTCGCCGGTATCAAAAGCGCCACGCTGTATGTTCGCGGCGAATATGCCTTTGGCTGGCTGCGCACTGAAATTGGCGTGCACCGCCTGGTGCGGAAAAGTCCTTTCGATTCCGGCAATCGCCGGCATACCTCGTTTTCCGCAGTTTTTGCCGCGCCGGAAATTGATGACGACATCGAGATCGATATCAACCCGTCGGATCTGCGCATTGATACCTATCGCTCGTCCGGGGCTGGTGGTCAGCATGTAAACACCACGGACTCGGCGGTGCGAATCACCCACGTGCCGAGCAATGTGGTGGTGTCCTGCCAGAACCAGCGTTCGCAGCATGCGAACAAGGATCAGGCGATGAAGATGCTGCGGGCCAAGCTGTTCGAGTTGGAAATGCAGAAGCGCAATGCTGCGGCCCAGGCCATGGAAGACACCAAGTCGGATATCGGCTGGGGTCACCAGATTCGCTCCTACGTACTTGACCAGTCGCGGATCAAGGATTTGCGCACCGGCATTGAGCGCAGCGATTGTGATCGCGTGCTGGATGGCGACCTGAATGAATATATCGAGGCCAGTCTGAAACAGGGACTTTAA